In Brassica rapa cultivar Chiifu-401-42 chromosome A06, CAAS_Brap_v3.01, whole genome shotgun sequence, a single window of DNA contains:
- the LOC103871674 gene encoding lon protease homolog 3, mitochondrial-like translates to MEEKFEKLDRGEKDSRSTESIYNYLDWLTALPWGECSDDSFDVLRAEKILDEDHYGLRDVKERILEFIAVGTLTSNPQGKIICLSGPPGVGKTSIARSVARALNRKFFRLAVGGLSDSAEIKGERGIYIGAAPGKMVQCLKEVGTENPLVLLDEIDKLGKSSRDDPEGALLELLDPQQNTHFLDYFLDVTIDLSKVLFVCTANDTDKILGPLLDRMEVIELAGYTTDEKMHIARDYLLKNVKRKCGLKPEQVDVSDTALLSLIENYCREAGVRNIQKHIEKIFRKIALKLVRQQASALAAMTDLKSSETAAKGSIELTNEYLRLADVLKVFEYAVGGGPTREKSKEIALKLGRQQASTKAAKTDLKSYNEYLRLMELEYALAGGPMSDKSRAVPEFTIDASNLADYVGKPVFRGEKIYEQTPVGVVMGLAWTSMGGSTLYIETTFVEEGEGKGGLHITGHLGKVMKESAEIAHTVARRIMFDKDPGNLFFANSKLHLHVPEGATPKDGPSAGCTMITSLLSLAMKKPVRKDLAMTGEVTLTGRILPIGGLKEKTMAARRSQVKVIIFPEANRRDFEGLEESVKEGLDVHFVDEYEQIFELAFGHDH, encoded by the exons ATGGAAGAAAAGTTTGAAAAACTTGATAGGGGAGAAAAAGATTCCCGTAGCACCGAAAGTATCTATAACTACCTTGATTGGTTGACAGCGTTGCCTTGGGGAGAATGCAG TGATGATAGTTTTGATGTCTTACGGGCAGAAAAGATTCTTGACGAGGATCACTACGGTTTACGTGATGTAAAAGAAAGAATACTAGAGTTTATTGCTGTCGGAACACTTACGAGCAATCCACAAG GAAAGATCATTTGTCTCTCTGGCCCTCCTGGGGTAGGAAAAACAAGTATTGCTCGTTCTGTCGCACGTGCTCTTAACCGCAAGTTCTTTCGGCTCGCTGTTGGAGGACTATCTGATAGTGCGGAGATCAAG GGGGAACGTGGAATATACATTGGTGCCGCTCCAGGAAAGATGGTGCAATGTCTAAAGGAAGTGGGAACAGAGAATCCTCTTGTTCTGCTCGATGAGATTGATAAG CTTGGAAAGAGTAGTAGAGACGATCCAGAGGGTGCGTTGTTGGAGCTTCTGGATCCACAGCAAAATACACATTTTCTAGATTACTTTCTTGATGTTACTATCGACTTATCAAAG GTTTTGTTTGTATGCACAGCAAACGATACAGATAAGATTTTGGGTCCATTGCTAGATAGAATGGAGGTTATAGAACTCGCAGGGTACACTACCGATGAGAAAATGCATATTGCTAGAGACTATTTGctgaaaaatgtaaaaagaaaatgtgGACTTAAGCCTGAACAGGTTGATGTGAGCGACACGGCTCTTCTTTCCTTGATAGAGAACTACTGCAGAGAAGCAGGAGTTCGAAATATCCAGAAGCATATTGAGAAGATTTTTCGTAAG ATTGCTCTTAAACTTGTACGCCAACAAGCATCCGCTTTGGCGGCTATGACCGATTTAAAGTCCTCGGAAACCGCTGCTAAAGGATCCATTGAGTTGACAAATGAATATTTACGATTAGCTGACGTTCTTAAGGTATTCGAATACGCAGTTGGTGGGGGTCCAACGAGGGAGAAGAGCAAAGAG ATTGCTCTTAAACTTGGACGCCAGCAAGCATCCACCAAAGCGGCTAAGACCGATTTAAAGTCTTACAATGAATATTTACGTTTAATGGAATTAGAATACGCACTTGCTGGGGGTCCAATGAGCGACAAGAGTAGAGCAGTACCTGAATTTACTATTGACGCATCAAACCTTGCAGATTATGTAGGCAAACCGGTTTTCCGAGGAGAAAAGATCTATGAGCAGACGCCAGTAGGGGTTGTAATGGGTCTAGCTTGGACATCCATGGGCGGCTCAACATTGTACATAGAGACAACCTTTGTAGAAGAAGGTGAAGGCAAAGGTGGTCTTCATATAACGGGTCACCTTGGGAAAGTGATGAAAGAAAGCGCAGAGATAGCTCACACAGTTGCCAGAAGAATAATGTTTGATAAAGATCCTGGCAACCTCTTTTTTGCGAACTCCAAGCTTCATTTACATGTTCCTGAAGGAGCCACGCCAAAAGACGGTCCAAGTGCAGGCTGCACAATGATCACTTCCTTGCTTTCACTTGCCATGAAGAAGCCTGTAAGAAAGGATCTTGCAATGACCGGAGAGGTCACTCTGACCGGTAGGATTCTTCCAATTGGCGGC CTTAAGGAGAAGACTATGGCTGCAAGGCGGAGTCAAGTGAAGGTGATAATATTCCCAGAGGCTAACCGGAGAGATTTTGAGGGTCTTGAGGAAAGCGTTAAAGAAGGGCTCGATGTTCATTTTGTCGATGAATATGAGCAGATCTTCGAGCTAGCCTTTGGCCATGACCATTAG